The Gemmata palustris genome includes a region encoding these proteins:
- a CDS encoding sigma-70 family RNA polymerase sigma factor, producing MNRRNRWAAPLPGAKPPTESAEIIELVSDGDKAGLPLPLPVEMRAGGPPLEIVELYPNTFLPEQPPFDRTAALAELQTAFAQLTDDEIQVARMRILGAPYTGISEELGMPDEEVEKQWKRARRKLGAALFGGGVSTTPDTTPPTSPGPEACKETPQETGGTSPA from the coding sequence ATGAACCGTCGCAATCGCTGGGCCGCTCCGCTTCCGGGAGCCAAACCGCCGACTGAATCGGCTGAGATCATCGAACTCGTCAGTGACGGCGATAAGGCCGGACTTCCGCTTCCGCTTCCTGTTGAAATGCGGGCGGGCGGCCCACCACTGGAGATCGTAGAGCTTTATCCCAACACGTTTCTGCCAGAACAACCTCCGTTTGATCGCACCGCGGCGCTCGCGGAACTGCAGACCGCGTTCGCGCAACTCACGGACGACGAGATACAGGTTGCGCGCATGCGGATACTCGGCGCTCCTTATACGGGTATCTCGGAAGAACTTGGAATGCCGGACGAGGAAGTCGAGAAGCAGTGGAAACGGGCGCGGCGAAAGCTCGGCGCGGCGCTGTTCGGGGGAGGGGTCAGTACGACTCCTGACACCACGCCGCCCACTAGTCCCGGTCCTGAAGCGTGTAAGGAAACGCCCCAAGAAACCGGAGGTACTTCCCCCGCGTGA